A portion of the Bdellovibrio bacteriovorus genome contains these proteins:
- a CDS encoding DUF333 domain-containing protein → MKENFYMNIRNIALIGLLLTLSNPVLAKDIILKRYIPAKKASIEVKAVSFKGFRISKNCGGKEPMTCMAWKSTSIKIQNRTSASVPLVGHPAARNCQDLQGVSLIFLDDKKNEVDYCVFRDESFINSWDLYHATNKN, encoded by the coding sequence ATGAAAGAAAATTTTTATATGAACATTAGAAATATAGCACTTATAGGGCTATTACTTACTCTGAGTAATCCGGTTTTAGCCAAGGACATAATACTTAAGAGATACATTCCTGCTAAAAAAGCCTCAATAGAAGTTAAGGCTGTAAGCTTTAAAGGATTTAGAATATCCAAAAATTGCGGTGGTAAAGAGCCCATGACTTGCATGGCGTGGAAATCCACCAGCATTAAAATTCAAAATAGAACGTCTGCCTCGGTTCCCCTGGTGGGTCATCCCGCCGCTAGAAACTGTCAAGATTTGCAAGGGGTGAGTTTAATTTTTCTGGATGATAAAAAAAATGAAGTCGATTATTGCGTTTTCAGAGACGAGTCATTTATAAATTCGTGGGATCTATATCATGCAACTAATAAAAATTAG
- a CDS encoding TIGR02147 family protein — MNIFEYDDYRAYLKTYLAREDNSPKIRKELLQATGMSTSFLTQVLSEVKQLSQEQAYEVALHVGFTEKETDYFFLLVDLGRAGTVKLKNRIGAKIRKMRKEAEQVSAKVSTRAHLTEEQKATYYSSWVYTGVRNLVPTANGKSIKDIAAKLNLSEEKIETVVQFLLDIDFLRKDDEGLHYRRGYSHIDANHPLILRHHQNWRQRAIHRMDYYRDTHLHYTCPMAISHDAAVRLRGELLEEIKRINASLTETPEVSYCLNIDWFEY, encoded by the coding sequence ATGAATATATTCGAATACGACGACTATAGAGCCTATTTAAAGACCTATCTGGCCCGGGAAGACAACTCCCCTAAAATCCGTAAAGAGCTGCTTCAGGCGACGGGGATGAGCACCTCGTTTTTGACCCAAGTATTGTCCGAGGTGAAGCAGCTTTCCCAAGAACAAGCTTATGAAGTGGCCTTGCACGTGGGTTTTACTGAAAAAGAAACCGACTATTTTTTCTTACTTGTAGATTTAGGCCGCGCCGGCACGGTGAAGTTAAAAAACCGCATCGGCGCAAAAATCCGCAAGATGCGTAAAGAGGCTGAACAAGTTTCTGCGAAGGTCAGCACGCGCGCGCATCTGACCGAAGAACAAAAAGCCACCTATTACAGCAGTTGGGTTTACACTGGCGTTCGCAATTTAGTTCCCACAGCAAACGGCAAATCCATCAAAGACATCGCGGCTAAGTTAAATTTATCCGAAGAAAAAATCGAAACCGTTGTTCAGTTTTTATTAGATATCGACTTCTTACGCAAAGACGACGAAGGCCTTCATTATCGCCGCGGTTATTCGCACATCGATGCCAATCATCCACTTATCTTGCGCCACCACCAAAACTGGCGCCAACGCGCCATCCATCGCATGGATTATTACCGCGATACACATTTGCACTATACTTGCCCCATGGCGATCTCCCACGACGCCGCGGTTCGCTTGCGTGGAGAGCTTTTGGAGGAGATTAAACGGATTAATGCATCGTTAACAGAGACGCCTGAGGTTTCTTATTGTTTGAATATTGATTGGTTTGAGTATTAG
- a CDS encoding sensor histidine kinase has product MNFETTQKLTEETMKLVKQAAHDIRSPLSVLSLIACSDKVEMCEESRELVRTAIKRINDIAAELLAAQANNNNKQEVKISDKKVSVKSLVDAIVLEKQVLAAAKNVEFKVVYKGAKNVNLPDLGGKFERALSNLLDNALEAIVNKAGKIVISITEKMGKIFLRITDNGKGIPQAILACIGTEGFSYGKQKKISGFGLGVFQAKSVAESIGGALKLHSLEGRGTTVLMELPSVV; this is encoded by the coding sequence ATGAACTTCGAAACTACACAAAAGCTGACTGAAGAGACTATGAAACTAGTTAAGCAAGCGGCTCACGATATCCGCTCGCCACTTTCAGTTTTAAGCTTGATCGCGTGCTCTGATAAAGTAGAGATGTGTGAAGAGTCAAGAGAGCTTGTTCGCACGGCCATCAAAAGAATTAACGATATCGCCGCCGAACTTTTGGCAGCTCAAGCAAATAACAACAACAAACAAGAAGTAAAAATTTCAGATAAAAAAGTATCAGTGAAGTCCTTGGTGGACGCGATCGTTTTAGAAAAACAAGTATTAGCCGCGGCCAAAAATGTTGAATTCAAAGTCGTATATAAAGGAGCAAAAAACGTAAACCTGCCAGACTTAGGCGGAAAATTTGAAAGAGCTCTTTCAAACCTTTTAGATAACGCGCTGGAGGCAATTGTAAATAAGGCCGGCAAGATCGTGATTTCGATCACCGAAAAAATGGGAAAGATTTTTTTAAGAATCACCGACAACGGCAAAGGCATTCCACAAGCGATCCTGGCATGTATCGGTACTGAAGGATTTAGCTATGGTAAGCAAAAGAAAATCAGCGGATTTGGTTTAGGTGTGTTTCAAGCCAAATCAGTTGCGGAATCTATCGGCGGCGCTTTAAAGCTTCACAGCCTAGAAGGCCGCGGCACCACAGTTCTTATGGAATTGCCATCGGTTGTGTAG